The following are encoded together in the Maridesulfovibrio frigidus DSM 17176 genome:
- a CDS encoding CheR family methyltransferase, whose translation MKKAETKRPASHDVAISVTPKMKEADFKKFSNLIKSEFGIKMPLTKKTMLEARLQKRLRALGFGTHSEYCDFLFSPGGLEKELTQLIDVVTTNTTDFFREPKHFELLLSTVLPELAERRAPVKVWSAGCSSGEEPYTLGIVLSEFADQNRDFKFSILATDISNDILNKAVNAVYPMSKVEVIPMAMKKKYLLKSKSKDKPLVRIAPELRRKIEFRRLNFMEKFPFDDVKDIIFCRNVVIYFDRPTQFSLFTKFCERLSKGGFLFIGHSESISGMDLPLRQIAPTVYQKI comes from the coding sequence ATGAAAAAAGCAGAGACCAAACGCCCGGCTTCACATGATGTTGCCATTTCCGTTACTCCTAAGATGAAGGAGGCTGATTTTAAAAAATTCAGCAACCTTATTAAGAGTGAGTTTGGAATAAAAATGCCTCTAACCAAAAAAACTATGCTCGAGGCACGGCTTCAGAAAAGGTTGCGTGCTTTGGGATTTGGGACACATTCTGAATATTGTGATTTTTTGTTCAGTCCGGGCGGTCTTGAGAAAGAATTGACGCAGCTTATTGACGTTGTGACTACTAATACAACTGATTTTTTTCGTGAACCCAAGCATTTTGAATTGCTTCTCAGCACGGTTTTACCAGAACTTGCGGAGCGACGCGCACCTGTAAAAGTCTGGTCTGCTGGATGTTCAAGTGGTGAAGAACCTTATACCCTTGGGATTGTCCTCAGTGAGTTTGCCGATCAAAACCGTGATTTCAAGTTTTCAATCCTCGCAACAGACATTTCGAACGACATATTAAATAAGGCTGTAAACGCAGTTTACCCCATGAGTAAAGTCGAAGTGATCCCTATGGCGATGAAGAAAAAATATCTTTTGAAAAGTAAAAGTAAGGATAAGCCTCTCGTTAGGATTGCTCCTGAATTGAGACGAAAAATAGAATTTCGTAGACTTAATTTTATGGAAAAATTCCCTTTTGATGATGTGAAAGACATCATCTTTTGTCGAAATGTTGTTATTTATTTTGATCGACCTACCCAATTTAGTCTATTTACAAAGTTCTGTGAGAGACTGTCCAAAGGTGGCTTTTTATTCATTGGTCATTCTGAAAGTATTTCAGGAATGGACCTGCCCTTACGACAGATAGCTCCCACTGTTTATCAGAAGATTTGA
- the clpS gene encoding ATP-dependent Clp protease adapter ClpS yields the protein MSKYSEDSDSNVLFKDELKEPRKYKVLLHNDDYTSMEFVIAVLVQVFRKTEEESTDIMLKVHNDGFGICGIYTAEVAETRVEMVRQLATQAGFPLKCSIEEV from the coding sequence ATGTCTAAATATAGTGAAGATTCTGACTCAAATGTGTTATTTAAGGATGAGCTTAAAGAGCCTCGGAAGTATAAAGTGTTGTTGCATAATGACGATTATACTTCCATGGAGTTTGTAATAGCTGTTCTCGTTCAGGTTTTCCGAAAAACTGAAGAAGAGTCTACTGACATCATGCTCAAAGTTCATAATGACGGGTTCGGAATTTGTGGTATTTACACCGCAGAGGTTGCTGAAACTCGTGTGGAAATGGTCAGGCAGCTTGCAACCCAAGCCGGCTTTCCTCTTAAATGTTCAATCGAAGAGGTCTGA
- the fusA gene encoding elongation factor G translates to MSDKSDFSPKGIAKVRNIGIIAHIDAGKTTVTERILYFSGKIHRLGEVHEGTATMDYMPEEQERGITITSALTSCFWGQNTINIIDTPGHVDFTIEVQRSLRVLDGAVGVFCAVGGVEPQSETVWRQSERYGVPKLIFINKMDRLGADFESVLESITKRLNVNALPVQIPDGEGEDFSGVFDVINLKKIVYDEDENGEEFEILELSQDELDIVSPWRGRMCDTLAEFDEEFLERYLEDDIDPEYIESVIRKATLKLDLVPVFSGSALKNVGVQPLIDGVCKYLPSPLEVSSITGIDPLTGIERVVDPSVSADFQALVFKIIMDSGRKVVLIRVYSGKIEVGSVVKNVTRGIEERMDRLFRMHAGRLEKLEVAGVGDIVAVAGLKNSRTGDTLSTAEKPITLEQIELYKPVISLAIEPRTSEDADKIDDVLDKYLQEDPTLSLKNDEDTGQIVLSGMGELHLEVVLERMRREYGLAPRSGQPQVVYQEVPGKMVEAEEEFDKLLGDEKHYGFVRLSVEPSERGSGRKVSFEIDTGNWASDWLDSVAEGVEDALQGGPLKGFPVQDIRVRILEIKKKDGGSSPQGYHLAAGRAVKKALLASSPRLIEPIMNVEISVPDEFVGDAIGLLGAKGARIENMLDRGGLKVVHAIAPLARMFGFSTELRSSTQGRAGFAMIFKSFDVLD, encoded by the coding sequence ATGAGTGATAAATCTGACTTCTCCCCGAAAGGGATAGCTAAAGTTCGAAATATTGGAATTATTGCACACATTGATGCCGGTAAAACCACTGTAACTGAACGTATTCTTTATTTTTCCGGAAAGATTCACAGGCTCGGAGAAGTGCATGAAGGCACAGCCACAATGGATTATATGCCGGAAGAGCAGGAGCGTGGTATTACAATTACTTCTGCTCTCACCTCCTGTTTTTGGGGACAAAATACTATCAATATAATTGATACCCCTGGACATGTTGATTTTACTATTGAGGTTCAGCGCTCTCTTAGAGTTCTAGATGGTGCCGTTGGTGTTTTTTGTGCTGTTGGCGGAGTTGAACCGCAATCAGAAACCGTTTGGCGTCAAAGTGAACGTTACGGCGTTCCTAAATTAATTTTCATAAATAAGATGGACAGACTCGGAGCCGATTTCGAATCTGTGCTCGAATCCATAACCAAGCGGCTTAATGTTAATGCTTTGCCCGTCCAGATCCCCGATGGCGAGGGTGAAGATTTTTCAGGAGTCTTTGACGTAATTAACCTTAAGAAAATTGTTTATGATGAAGATGAGAATGGAGAAGAGTTTGAAATATTAGAGCTCTCTCAAGATGAGCTAGATATTGTTTCGCCTTGGCGTGGACGTATGTGCGATACTCTTGCGGAGTTTGATGAAGAATTTTTAGAGCGTTATTTAGAGGATGATATCGATCCTGAATATATTGAGTCTGTGATCAGAAAAGCTACGCTTAAACTTGATCTTGTTCCCGTTTTTTCAGGCTCCGCGTTAAAGAATGTTGGTGTTCAGCCTCTAATTGATGGCGTTTGTAAATATTTGCCGAGTCCGCTTGAAGTATCCTCAATTACGGGAATTGATCCGCTTACAGGGATAGAAAGGGTGGTTGATCCTTCTGTCTCTGCTGATTTTCAAGCTCTTGTTTTCAAGATAATTATGGACTCCGGTCGAAAGGTTGTGCTCATTCGAGTTTATTCTGGAAAAATTGAGGTAGGTAGTGTTGTAAAAAATGTTACCCGTGGAATAGAAGAGAGAATGGATCGGCTATTTCGAATGCATGCCGGGAGGCTAGAGAAGCTAGAGGTTGCGGGAGTAGGAGATATTGTGGCCGTTGCTGGTCTTAAAAATTCGCGCACAGGAGATACTCTTTCAACAGCTGAAAAGCCAATTACTCTTGAGCAAATCGAGTTGTATAAGCCCGTTATATCATTAGCAATTGAGCCAAGAACTTCTGAAGATGCAGATAAGATTGATGATGTTTTAGATAAATATTTACAAGAAGATCCTACCCTTAGTTTAAAAAATGATGAAGATACAGGACAGATAGTTTTATCAGGTATGGGGGAGCTTCATTTAGAAGTTGTTCTTGAAAGAATGCGCCGTGAATACGGTTTGGCTCCTAGGTCTGGACAACCTCAAGTCGTTTATCAGGAAGTTCCCGGCAAGATGGTTGAAGCTGAGGAAGAATTTGATAAATTGCTTGGTGATGAAAAACACTACGGTTTTGTTAGGCTATCGGTTGAACCTTCTGAGCGTGGATCTGGGCGTAAGGTTAGTTTCGAAATTGATACCGGAAACTGGGCTTCTGATTGGCTTGACTCGGTAGCAGAAGGTGTTGAGGATGCACTGCAAGGTGGGCCTCTAAAAGGGTTTCCGGTTCAGGATATTAGAGTACGAATTTTGGAAATAAAGAAGAAAGACGGAGGATCCAGTCCTCAGGGGTATCACTTAGCCGCAGGGCGCGCTGTAAAAAAAGCTTTGTTGGCCTCTTCCCCTAGATTGATCGAGCCTATAATGAATGTTGAAATTTCGGTGCCGGATGAGTTTGTTGGCGACGCAATCGGCTTGCTTGGGGCCAAAGGAGCTCGCATTGAAAATATGCTCGATCGCGGTGGGCTGAAAGTTGTGCATGCTATTGCACCCCTTGCTAGAATGTTTGGCTTTTCTACCGAACTAAGGTCTTCTACCCAAGGACGAGCAGGATTTGCGATGATCTTTAAGAGTTTTGATGTTTTAGATTAA
- the clpA gene encoding ATP-dependent Clp protease ATP-binding subunit ClpA produces MLSKALEQSLTSAVNEVRLRNHEFLTLEHLLYAIVQEEVGADILAGCGAELIQLRSQLEKFFDENLEPLPEGVETEVIQTLGVRRVLQKAIWQKKAAGKDVVEVGDVLAAMFEEEDSYAVYYMKTHDITRLDILEYISHALNSENDWAEGLNISPNPGSGQSHGHNDPGQRPGQAGQKGKPGGKDDKQSPLEEFASNLTEKARDGKIDPLIGRDDEIERTLQVLSRRRKNNPIFVGDPGVGKTAMAEGLALAIAKGMVPRSFENVDVFALDMGALLAGTKYRGDFESRLKGVLAQIKHMPGAVLFVDEIHTIVGAGAVSGGSMDASNILKPFLASGEVRCIGATTYEEYKNHFEKDRALSRRFQKIDISEPSVEETIEILKGLKPYYEEHHNVFYSPSAIKAAAELSARHINERFLPDKAIDVIDEAGAFYGLSQRKRKGNKILVSDVEKVISKIARIPTRRITMSDRTRLQELDINLKSVVFGQDEAVDLIAKAILRSRAGMKQVGRPTGSFLLTGPTGVGKTELARQLATTMGIHFMRFDMSEYMEKHAVARMIGAPPGYVGFDQGGLLTEGVRKNPHCVILFDEIEKAHPDVFNILLQVMDYATLTDNNGRKADFRNTVLLMTSNAGAREMTKSGIGFGAGIQGAEDKGLALKAVEKVFSPEFRNRLDAIVSFNSLELDVMEMIVDKFIKELNTQLVDQRITVVIDDKSRRWLAEKGHDPAYGARPMARLIQTSIKDEIADEILFGKLVKGGQVIVSTKKSKEEDEVLSFEFKSVGEK; encoded by the coding sequence ATGCTTAGCAAAGCCCTTGAACAGTCTCTGACTTCTGCTGTGAATGAAGTCAGGCTCAGAAATCACGAGTTCCTTACTCTGGAGCACTTGCTTTATGCAATTGTTCAAGAAGAGGTTGGCGCGGATATTCTTGCTGGTTGCGGTGCTGAGTTAATACAGCTCAGAAGCCAGTTAGAGAAATTTTTTGATGAAAATCTTGAACCTCTTCCTGAGGGAGTTGAAACTGAAGTAATTCAGACTCTCGGCGTAAGACGCGTTCTCCAAAAAGCTATATGGCAGAAAAAAGCGGCAGGCAAAGATGTTGTCGAAGTGGGCGACGTGCTTGCCGCTATGTTTGAGGAAGAGGATTCATATGCCGTTTACTATATGAAGACGCATGACATTACTCGCCTCGACATTCTCGAATATATTTCCCATGCCCTTAATAGTGAAAACGATTGGGCAGAAGGGCTTAACATTAGCCCTAATCCCGGTTCTGGACAAAGTCATGGTCATAATGATCCTGGGCAAAGGCCTGGGCAGGCCGGACAAAAAGGTAAGCCGGGTGGTAAAGATGATAAACAATCTCCACTTGAAGAGTTTGCCTCAAACCTGACCGAGAAAGCTCGCGATGGTAAGATTGATCCGCTTATCGGGCGTGATGATGAGATTGAAAGAACCTTGCAGGTGCTTTCCCGCAGACGCAAAAACAATCCGATTTTCGTTGGTGATCCCGGTGTCGGTAAGACTGCTATGGCCGAAGGGCTGGCTCTTGCCATTGCAAAAGGTATGGTTCCCAGATCATTCGAGAACGTAGACGTTTTTGCTCTTGATATGGGAGCACTTCTCGCCGGAACCAAATATAGAGGTGATTTTGAATCACGTCTTAAGGGTGTTTTGGCTCAGATCAAACATATGCCCGGGGCAGTTCTTTTTGTGGATGAAATTCACACCATCGTAGGTGCAGGAGCCGTCAGCGGCGGATCTATGGATGCTTCGAACATCCTTAAGCCGTTCCTTGCTTCTGGAGAAGTGCGCTGCATTGGCGCGACTACTTACGAAGAATACAAAAATCACTTTGAAAAGGACCGTGCGTTGTCACGTAGATTTCAAAAGATTGATATCAGTGAACCTTCTGTTGAAGAAACCATTGAGATTCTTAAAGGGCTTAAGCCTTATTATGAAGAGCATCATAATGTGTTCTATTCTCCGTCAGCGATCAAAGCTGCGGCGGAGCTTTCAGCGCGTCATATCAACGAACGTTTTTTACCGGATAAAGCGATTGATGTAATTGATGAGGCTGGAGCTTTCTATGGCCTCAGTCAGCGTAAACGCAAAGGGAATAAGATTCTTGTTTCCGATGTGGAAAAGGTAATTTCAAAGATTGCCCGCATTCCTACACGGCGTATCACCATGTCAGACCGCACCCGTCTTCAGGAACTTGATATCAATCTCAAGTCTGTTGTTTTCGGGCAGGACGAAGCTGTAGACCTTATTGCTAAGGCTATTCTTCGCTCGCGTGCTGGCATGAAACAGGTCGGTCGCCCAACAGGTTCCTTCCTGCTTACCGGTCCTACCGGAGTTGGTAAAACAGAACTTGCAAGACAGCTTGCCACAACCATGGGTATTCACTTCATGCGTTTCGATATGAGTGAGTACATGGAGAAACATGCTGTTGCTCGTATGATCGGTGCGCCTCCCGGATATGTCGGATTTGATCAGGGCGGATTGCTTACCGAGGGAGTTCGCAAGAATCCTCATTGCGTCATTCTTTTCGATGAAATCGAAAAAGCACATCCAGATGTATTTAACATTTTGTTGCAGGTCATGGACTACGCAACACTCACAGATAATAACGGTCGTAAGGCTGATTTCAGAAATACAGTTCTGCTCATGACATCTAACGCCGGTGCGCGTGAAATGACTAAGAGCGGCATCGGTTTTGGAGCTGGAATTCAAGGTGCAGAAGATAAGGGGCTTGCTCTTAAAGCTGTAGAAAAGGTTTTCAGTCCTGAATTTAGAAACAGGCTGGATGCGATTGTTTCCTTCAATTCTCTCGAATTAGATGTGATGGAAATGATCGTAGACAAGTTTATTAAAGAGCTTAACACTCAACTTGTCGATCAAAGAATAACTGTTGTCATTGATGATAAGTCCAGACGCTGGCTTGCAGAAAAAGGACATGATCCTGCATACGGAGCGCGTCCAATGGCACGCCTTATTCAGACTTCCATCAAAGATGAAATCGCGGATGAAATCCTTTTCGGAAAGCTAGTTAAAGGTGGACAGGTTATTGTCTCTACTAAAAAATCTAAAGAAGAAGATGAAGTTTTATCCTTTGAATTTAAGTCTGTTGGAGAGAAATAG
- a CDS encoding chemotaxis protein CheA yields the protein MTDDMTTQVFKEEAFELLGELETSLLELEDVPDDMDLINRVFRALHTIKGSGSMFGFDAIAAFTHHVESVFDMVRNGAIPITKELLTLVLSSRDYIYTLLESTSGEGDPAVGESILEGLRCIVQGESSEDAPADIAENETAENAPIVVEEESESVIPWDNLYKIIINSEAADDVSTEALSPLYDELSRVGEIKSEVVHTDYENDSAHSGKWWEVLLLSNTDSSSVEEIFFFTDVPIVVKVKELNIDKLQEYIAKAKKESESVSSVSETSESSVASSSATAAGVGAVDGDSSVFVHSPEEKPKGPKKLGEILIDRGDLTQETLTEVLADQKPLGELLTAKGVVTRDKVDSALAEQSATKEKITRRKMEVASSIRVSAEKLDFLVDLVGELVIVQAQISQVVGEKNDPSLTVLSEELERLSDELRDSTLGIRMLPIGSTFSKFRRLVRDLSDELGKEMDLHTIGAETELDKTVIERLGDPLVHLLRNSIDHGIESPEVREANNKPRRGSISLSAEHSGGEVVILIKDDGKGMSKDVIMAKAIEKGLVAADAELSSKEIFNLIFEPGFSTAAKVTNVSGRGVGMDVVKRAIDSLRGRIDVNSEEGKGSIITIKLPLTLAIIDGLQVQVDDGFFVIPLSLVEECVELTRQDIEEANGQQFVNLRGEIVPYLRIREWFDIEGELPAIEQIVITGVEGNRMGIVVDTVIGEHQTVIKSLGRVYRDVEGISGATIKGDGTLALILDVPKLVRTVVAEIKAVG from the coding sequence ATGACCGATGATATGACTACTCAAGTTTTCAAAGAAGAAGCTTTTGAGCTTTTAGGTGAGCTTGAAACTTCACTTTTAGAGCTTGAAGATGTCCCTGATGATATGGATTTGATTAATCGAGTTTTTAGAGCCCTCCATACAATTAAAGGTTCTGGTTCAATGTTTGGGTTTGATGCAATCGCAGCGTTTACCCACCATGTTGAATCTGTCTTTGATATGGTAAGAAATGGCGCCATTCCAATCACAAAAGAATTGCTTACTTTAGTCCTGTCATCGCGAGATTATATATATACATTATTAGAATCTACTTCCGGAGAAGGGGACCCTGCTGTAGGGGAAAGTATTCTTGAAGGGCTCAGGTGTATAGTTCAAGGTGAATCAAGCGAGGATGCTCCTGCGGATATAGCTGAGAATGAAACTGCTGAGAATGCTCCTATAGTTGTTGAAGAAGAATCTGAGTCCGTGATTCCGTGGGACAATCTTTATAAAATTATCATTAATTCTGAAGCTGCAGATGATGTTTCTACCGAAGCCTTATCTCCGCTTTATGATGAACTTAGCCGTGTAGGTGAAATTAAATCAGAAGTTGTTCATACCGACTACGAAAATGATTCTGCTCATTCCGGAAAATGGTGGGAAGTCCTATTACTGAGCAATACAGATAGTTCTTCTGTTGAGGAAATTTTCTTTTTTACAGATGTTCCGATAGTTGTGAAAGTTAAAGAGCTAAATATTGATAAGCTTCAAGAATACATAGCAAAAGCAAAGAAAGAGTCTGAAAGTGTAAGTTCTGTTTCAGAAACATCTGAATCCAGTGTCGCTAGTTCTTCTGCTACTGCTGCCGGGGTTGGAGCCGTAGACGGCGATAGCAGTGTCTTTGTTCACAGCCCAGAAGAAAAGCCTAAAGGGCCTAAAAAGTTGGGTGAAATCCTTATTGATCGTGGAGATTTGACTCAAGAAACTCTCACAGAAGTCCTCGCAGACCAGAAGCCTCTTGGTGAACTGCTTACAGCTAAAGGTGTAGTTACACGGGATAAAGTTGATAGTGCTCTTGCAGAGCAGAGTGCAACTAAAGAAAAGATCACCCGCCGCAAAATGGAAGTGGCGTCATCAATCCGCGTTTCAGCTGAAAAACTGGATTTTCTGGTAGATCTTGTCGGAGAGCTAGTCATCGTTCAGGCACAGATAAGCCAGGTGGTTGGCGAAAAGAATGACCCTTCGCTTACTGTTCTTTCTGAAGAGTTGGAACGTCTATCTGATGAACTTAGGGATAGCACTCTCGGAATCAGAATGTTGCCGATTGGGAGCACTTTCAGTAAGTTTAGAAGATTAGTTCGCGACCTGTCTGATGAACTAGGTAAAGAGATGGATCTTCATACTATTGGAGCTGAAACTGAGCTTGATAAAACTGTAATCGAGCGACTTGGTGATCCTCTAGTTCATTTGCTGCGAAACTCAATTGACCATGGTATTGAATCTCCCGAAGTCCGCGAAGCCAACAATAAGCCTCGCCGCGGTAGCATTTCTCTCTCTGCTGAACATTCCGGCGGTGAAGTTGTCATTTTGATTAAAGATGACGGTAAGGGCATGTCCAAAGATGTTATTATGGCTAAGGCTATTGAAAAAGGCCTTGTCGCTGCCGATGCTGAACTTTCATCAAAAGAAATTTTTAATCTTATTTTTGAGCCCGGATTTTCAACTGCTGCTAAGGTTACCAATGTTTCCGGACGCGGTGTCGGAATGGATGTTGTTAAACGAGCTATAGATTCTCTGAGAGGGCGAATCGATGTCAATAGTGAAGAAGGTAAAGGGTCGATTATCACTATTAAATTGCCTTTAACCCTCGCAATTATTGATGGTTTACAGGTTCAGGTCGATGATGGATTCTTCGTAATTCCACTTTCCCTGGTCGAAGAGTGTGTTGAACTAACTCGCCAAGATATTGAAGAAGCTAATGGGCAGCAATTTGTTAATTTGCGCGGGGAAATTGTTCCATATTTACGAATAAGGGAATGGTTTGATATTGAAGGTGAATTACCCGCTATTGAGCAGATTGTTATAACCGGGGTAGAGGGCAATAGAATGGGGATTGTCGTCGATACTGTAATTGGCGAGCATCAGACTGTAATTAAGAGTTTAGGTCGTGTTTACAGAGATGTTGAAGGAATTTCAGGGGCAACGATCAAAGGAGACGGAACTCTTGCGTTAATACTTGATGTCCCTAAACTTGTCCGCACTGTCGTTGCCGAGATAAAGGCTGTAGGTTAA
- a CDS encoding DUF2062 domain-containing protein has product MPKYLSQYEKIKRLIRLYYLKVIRLNASPHQVALGVASGVFGGCFPVIPGLPLQTVIAVIAAFVTRGSKVAAIVATWISNPLNWLLFYYVQFKIGVFLLPIDVKFDPATWQVTDFMEIGWQGITILMFGGLVLAIPMSIVSYFIALFFIRRHRRRKALRMLARRKKI; this is encoded by the coding sequence ATGCCTAAATATTTAAGTCAGTACGAGAAGATTAAACGACTTATTCGTTTGTATTATCTAAAAGTCATACGATTAAATGCTTCACCTCACCAAGTTGCTCTGGGAGTGGCCAGTGGTGTTTTTGGCGGTTGTTTTCCCGTTATCCCTGGCCTGCCTTTACAAACAGTAATTGCTGTTATTGCTGCATTTGTTACCAGAGGTAGTAAGGTTGCCGCAATTGTTGCAACTTGGATATCAAATCCACTTAATTGGCTTTTATTTTACTATGTTCAGTTTAAAATAGGTGTGTTTCTTCTGCCTATTGATGTTAAATTCGATCCAGCTACGTGGCAGGTTACGGATTTCATGGAGATCGGGTGGCAGGGTATAACGATTTTAATGTTTGGTGGCTTAGTACTTGCGATTCCAATGTCGATAGTCTCATATTTCATCGCATTATTTTTTATCCGTAGACATAGAAGGCGTAAAGCATTGCGCATGTTAGCTCGCAGAAAAAAAATATAA
- a CDS encoding DUF190 domain-containing protein — protein MDLPEKAVRLRIFTGEENRVKHSPTFEVIVNEARKQGLAGATVYRGVMGYGINSQVRTTSILRLSEDLPMIIEIVDSAEKIESFKEFLTETMTEGLITAEEVEIVFHKHNQGKK, from the coding sequence ATGGATTTACCAGAAAAAGCGGTTCGACTCAGAATTTTTACTGGAGAAGAAAACCGCGTCAAACATAGCCCAACTTTTGAGGTAATAGTTAACGAGGCAAGAAAACAAGGTCTTGCTGGAGCTACTGTTTATCGAGGGGTTATGGGGTATGGAATAAATAGCCAGGTAAGAACAACTTCCATTTTAAGGCTTTCAGAAGACCTACCAATGATTATTGAGATTGTTGATTCTGCGGAGAAAATTGAAAGCTTCAAAGAATTTTTAACAGAAACAATGACAGAAGGTTTAATTACCGCTGAAGAAGTTGAAATAGTCTTCCATAAACACAATCAAGGTAAAAAATAA
- the crcB gene encoding fluoride efflux transporter CrcB has translation MYKYLYLAAGGAAGTLCRYMVSGASQRIFDTSFPAGTFTVNMLGCLLFGIISGTFEDRLGLSPEMRLMILTGFMGAFTTFSTYMFETTELVKTGQWPLAALNIGGQSALGFVCVIGGLALGRLIVS, from the coding sequence ATGTACAAGTATTTATACTTAGCTGCTGGCGGAGCTGCCGGCACGCTATGCAGATATATGGTTTCGGGCGCGAGCCAACGCATCTTCGACACATCTTTCCCAGCTGGTACATTCACAGTTAATATGCTCGGATGTCTGCTATTTGGTATTATTAGCGGAACCTTTGAGGATAGGCTAGGACTTTCGCCGGAAATGCGGCTTATGATTCTAACCGGATTCATGGGAGCATTTACAACTTTTTCAACATACATGTTCGAAACAACCGAGCTGGTAAAAACAGGACAATGGCCCTTAGCAGCCCTTAATATCGGAGGCCAAAGCGCCTTAGGATTTGTTTGCGTTATTGGGGGCTTAGCTCTTGGAAGATTAATAGTTTCATAA
- a CDS encoding class IV adenylate cyclase, with protein MAFEIELKYLNADIDKLKKTLESLGGKFLSRHYERNIVLDDPGRTLFKRSALLRVRQAGKTTMTVKRIPANPVPSKAKVYVEHETEVSDFDATVSALEVLGYKPVFKYEKFREEWDLENCTICLDQLPFGSFIEIEGSEKDIISCAVKLNLKDSDSSKKTYHELNRDYRAKAGLVPDENFVFTAEEVKLLE; from the coding sequence ATGGCTTTTGAGATAGAACTTAAATATTTGAATGCGGACATTGATAAGCTTAAAAAGACCCTTGAATCTTTAGGTGGAAAATTTCTTTCCCGTCACTATGAGCGAAATATCGTTTTAGATGATCCGGGGCGCACTTTGTTTAAAAGGTCAGCACTGCTTAGAGTCAGGCAGGCTGGAAAAACAACTATGACTGTTAAGCGTATTCCAGCAAATCCAGTACCTTCAAAAGCGAAGGTATATGTTGAGCACGAAACTGAAGTGTCTGATTTTGATGCAACAGTCTCAGCACTTGAGGTCTTGGGATATAAGCCCGTGTTTAAGTACGAGAAATTCAGGGAAGAATGGGATTTAGAAAATTGTACTATATGTCTGGATCAATTGCCGTTCGGGTCTTTTATAGAAATCGAGGGCTCTGAAAAGGATATTATATCCTGCGCCGTAAAGCTCAATCTTAAGGATTCTGATTCTAGCAAGAAAACATATCACGAGTTAAATAGGGACTACCGTGCAAAGGCAGGGCTTGTACCTGATGAAAATTTTGTTTTCACAGCTGAGGAAGTTAAACTTTTGGAGTAA
- a CDS encoding protein-glutamate methylesterase/protein-glutamine glutaminase, whose protein sequence is MRKITRVLIVDDSALVRSTLQQLFATDPNIEVVGSAGDPFAAAKIMQTVVPDVITLDIEMPKMDGLTFLRKLMSQHPIAVVICSTLTEKGSETYIKALEYGAVEVITKPKVGTRQFFEESSISVCDVVKAAALTKPKKLSSKPMNVQPKLTADAVLPMSKRSCLQTTEKIILVGASTGGTEALQTFLQAMPLDSPGIAIVQHMPEHFTAAFAQRLNTVCSITVKEAVNGDTVLRGQALIAPGNKHMLLKRSGTRYYVEVKDGPLVSRHRPSVDVLFRSGAHSAGKNAVGVIMTGMGDDGAKGMKEMHDAGTYCFAQDEASCVVFGMPQEAIKHGGVDKVIPLKRIAHEVVAKCC, encoded by the coding sequence ATGAGAAAGATAACCCGTGTTTTGATTGTTGATGACTCTGCTCTTGTAAGAAGTACCTTGCAGCAACTTTTTGCCACAGACCCTAATATCGAGGTTGTCGGCAGTGCGGGTGATCCGTTTGCCGCAGCAAAGATAATGCAGACTGTTGTTCCTGACGTAATAACTTTAGACATAGAAATGCCGAAAATGGATGGGCTTACTTTCTTGCGGAAACTTATGTCTCAGCATCCAATAGCTGTTGTTATCTGCTCAACTCTTACCGAAAAAGGTTCTGAGACTTACATAAAGGCTCTGGAATATGGTGCTGTTGAAGTAATCACTAAGCCGAAAGTTGGTACTCGACAATTTTTTGAAGAGTCCAGCATCAGTGTTTGTGATGTTGTTAAAGCTGCGGCGCTCACTAAGCCTAAAAAACTTTCATCGAAGCCTATGAATGTTCAGCCTAAGTTGACCGCAGACGCTGTGCTTCCCATGAGTAAAAGAAGCTGTTTGCAGACTACCGAAAAGATCATTCTGGTTGGAGCATCAACTGGTGGTACTGAAGCTTTGCAGACTTTTCTACAGGCAATGCCACTTGATAGTCCCGGTATCGCAATTGTTCAGCATATGCCTGAGCATTTCACCGCGGCTTTTGCGCAAAGATTAAATACCGTTTGTAGCATTACCGTAAAGGAAGCTGTTAACGGGGATACTGTTCTTAGAGGGCAGGCGTTAATTGCTCCAGGCAATAAACATATGCTCCTCAAGCGGTCTGGAACTAGATATTACGTAGAAGTTAAAGACGGACCATTAGTTAGCCGCCATAGGCCTTCCGTTGATGTATTATTTAGATCGGGAGCGCATAGTGCAGGCAAGAACGCTGTCGGGGTTATCATGACCGGAATGGGTGATGATGGCGCTAAAGGCATGAAAGAGATGCACGATGCTGGAACATACTGTTTTGCTCAGGATGAGGCGTCCTGTGTCGTCTTCGGTATGCCGCAAGAAGCAATTAAGCATGGTGGTGTGGATAAAGTAATTCCACTTAAAAGAATTGCTCACGAAGTTGTGGCAAAATGCTGCTAG